The Maridesulfovibrio sp. genomic sequence CCTGGCAATGGCCTTGAAGTGTTACCCCCTTCCGGCAGGCGGTTTACTGGCTATTGAAGCTGTCGCACTCGGGATGACCTCACCCGAGACAGTTTACCATGAAGCACTGAACAACTTCGAAGTAATCCTGCTGCTGATCTTTATGGTCGCAGGCATCTACTTCATGAAAGAATTTCTGCAATTCACCTTTACCCGTATTCTGGTCCGGGTACGTTCCAAAATTGCCATCTCGCTGATGTTCTGCTTTGCCGGAGCTTTTCTCTCCGCCTTTCTGGACGCACTCACAGTTACCGCGGTTATCATTGCCGTAGCCTACAGTTTTTACAATATCTACCACCGGTTCGCATCAGGCAAGACCATGCAATGTGAGCACGACCTCTGCAGTGATCAGGCGGTCATAGAAAAGAACCGTTCCGATCTTAAGGAATTCAGGGCCTTCCTGCGCAACCTTATGATGCACGGAGCTGTCGGTACCGCTCTGGGCGGAGTATGTACTCTGGTAGGCGAACCCCAGAACCTGCTTATCGGCGGGGAAATGGGATGGCACTTCGTTGACTTTTTTGTGGAAGTAATGCCTGTATCCCTGCCTGTACTTGCTATCGGGCTGCTGACATGCATGACTGTGGAAAAATTTCATCTCTTCGGCTACGGCGCAAAGCTGCCCGGCAATATCCGTTCCCACCTGCTCGAAACCGCAATTAAAATGGAAGAAAAGCAGGGACAGAGCGGAAAGACCAGACTGATCATCCAGTGCTTCACAGGACTGTGGCTGGTTATAGCTCTGGCTTTTCACCTCGCAGCTGTCGGAGTTATCGGCCTCTCGGTAATCATCATTCTCACTTCAATGAACGGATACATCGAAGAGCACCAGTTGGGTAAAGCTTTTGAAGAAGCCCTGCCTTTTACCGCACTGCTGGTTGTCTTTTTCTCAATTGTCGGCGTAATTCACGATCAGGAAATTTTTCATCCGATCATCGAATTCGTTCTCAGTCTGCAGGGACACACACAGCTTGCCGCATATTACATCGCCAACGGATTGCTTTCTGCAATCTCGGATAACGTATTTGTGGCCACTGTCTACATATCCGAAACAAAACTTCATTTCATCAATCTACTGGGAACTCTCCCAGACATAGGCATGAGCGGTCAGGCCTTGATGGAAAAGCTCACCGATCCTCATCTGGCGAGGATCGATGTTGTCGCCGGTATGCCTCAAGCTACTGCTGCAAAAGTACTTGAGATCATGCATCACTTTGACAAACTGGCCGTGGCCATTAACACAGGAACCAACATCCCCAGTGTGGCTACCCCTAACGGACAGGCGGCTTTCCTCTTTCTCCTGACCTCAGCCCTTGCACCGGTCATAAGACTCTCTTATGGCCGTATGGTAATGCTGGCATTACCATATACCATCACCATGTCCCTGACGGGACTCGCGGCAGTCAATTACTTCTTGTAAACTGCCACGCCGCATTATTGCGGACTCCCTTTCTCCGGCGGACTCTCCACTGCCGGAGAAAGGGAAATCCGAAAAAAAATTCCTCACTCATATAATGAGTGAGGAATTTTTTTAATATGACCTGACTAAACTAAACATCTTCACCCCATGCCTTGGTACTACGCTCCACTTTTTTGCGCACGCTCTTCATGATCCTGCGAATTGATTAGAATAGGGTGTCAAAAAGAAATGACGTAAAAAGCATATTTCAAGACATCAGGACTTGCCCCCTGTACAACAACAGGTTAGGCAATGCTGCATCCCGGACACCTATAACCAGCCTTACAGATCCTATGAAAAACACCGTTCCGCCCCATTTTTCCAAGCTGGCGACCCAGCTTAAAACTCCCATTGCCATTGGTGGAAAGACAATCCCCAACCGGCTGTGGCTGGCGCCCATGGCCGGACTGACCCACTGCGCATTCCGGCAGGTTCTGGCCCATTACGGATCATGCGGCCTGCTCTTTACGGAAATGTGCAGCGCCAAGGCTGTACCGACAGAAAAACCGGGGATTTCCCCGGTATTCAGCTGGAAGGAATGGGAACTCCCCAATCTGGTCTGCCAATTGGTGGGCGGTACACCGGAAGAGTTGGTGATTGCAGCAAAGCGGGTGGAACAGGAAGGCTTCTTCGG encodes the following:
- the nhaB gene encoding sodium/proton antiporter NhaB is translated as MQQTFLQSLGSNFLGHAPKWYKKVILAFLIINPILIFTVGSQIAGWALIAEFIFTLAMALKCYPLPAGGLLAIEAVALGMTSPETVYHEALNNFEVILLLIFMVAGIYFMKEFLQFTFTRILVRVRSKIAISLMFCFAGAFLSAFLDALTVTAVIIAVAYSFYNIYHRFASGKTMQCEHDLCSDQAVIEKNRSDLKEFRAFLRNLMMHGAVGTALGGVCTLVGEPQNLLIGGEMGWHFVDFFVEVMPVSLPVLAIGLLTCMTVEKFHLFGYGAKLPGNIRSHLLETAIKMEEKQGQSGKTRLIIQCFTGLWLVIALAFHLAAVGVIGLSVIIILTSMNGYIEEHQLGKAFEEALPFTALLVVFFSIVGVIHDQEIFHPIIEFVLSLQGHTQLAAYYIANGLLSAISDNVFVATVYISETKLHFINLLGTLPDIGMSGQALMEKLTDPHLARIDVVAGMPQATAAKVLEIMHHFDKLAVAINTGTNIPSVATPNGQAAFLFLLTSALAPVIRLSYGRMVMLALPYTITMSLTGLAAVNYFL